The following proteins are co-located in the Silene latifolia isolate original U9 population chromosome 1, ASM4854445v1, whole genome shotgun sequence genome:
- the LOC141592310 gene encoding kihadalactone A synthase LFS-like, producing the protein MPELLPTWRPTVETYHRKLLGRIGWCNGGSVPGLQVCREKDCHPCVWEDVHHIEGAFIVNIGDLMERWTNGLFRSTLHRVNPKGKERYSAAFFCDPHADIVVECLESCCDESNPSRFRPIRAGDYFRERFRLTYGD; encoded by the exons ATGCCAGAACTTCTTCCAACCTGGAGACCGACTGTCGAAACATACCATCGAAAATTATT GGGAAGGATAGGCTGGTGTAATGGCGGAAGTGTGCCTGGCCTCCAG GTTTGCCGGGAAAAAGATTGCCACCCTTGTGTTTGGGAGGATGTTCATCATATCGAGGG GGCCTTTATTGTCAACATTGGGGATTTGATGGAGAGATGGACTAACGGTTTATTCAG GTCAACATTGCACAGAGTGAATCCAAAGGGAAAGGAACGATACTCA GCTGCCTTTTTCTGTGACCCTCATGCAGATATTGTGGTAGAGTGCTTAGAAAGCTGTTGCGATGAATCCAATCCCTCAAG ATTTCGTCCTATACGTGCTGGAGACTATTTCCGAGAACGGTTCAGGCTTACATATGGCGATTAG